In Leishmania panamensis strain MHOM/PA/94/PSC-1 chromosome 6 sequence, the following proteins share a genomic window:
- a CDS encoding hypothetical protein (TriTrypDB/GeneDB-style sysID: LpmP.06.0570), translating to MTPLHGISWSSSNRGGPDAGAEENLHIVTTVDADRLGSARSSTSSLELQWSLCGCAADAIAVQGRYQVTFRDAFAMTTVAAHMAAAGADGGSSWQGAVSLVPPLSSSTSSYSLAQQLRRVSALLGLDSEGSPPEALAAVPPSASLLDWPEEFLWNLLVSLLSSLALVHSAGLHLFGQMTAADVLCVACTPTLPRQLEQTWADVAAATAAAAGKEDVRRSACGTVSSGRMNDDCVPTHKEADAIFRRFCSIAVPSVLLPQATVTAATPCHHVFFVLHPSPELFLQKGNDRAHVLRQSVPSLSAAQESKQTTPAQQAQHQAADLASVGRLMSLLMELRARWRQRWHGHADTAAVPSSELAFLVRKLSECGGPSASSATSTQSPTALQLLQLQALRLRTESWYYRRLAEEACDRLSLARRWLESADAGLLRPSLATLSHARNSDTEGQMREAQLADREAQLTDREAKLNVVLELYGLTHEHLDALKLSQLPSAQERTSLAALSPALQSDAAAVGAPAKLTSSNRGTHTAGCVGADQRTALKVRNEDSLDRLLTQTLLQQQHHLAGAAATLLAGVTAEDGETPASTRDGRYLSPQATTATASVVPATTAGATDGEVLLGLSSVARRTTADDTLLLTRAAAPSMAAETSPVPPTQRHLDVEGIPEGDVATPPTAAAAGHHFNDESRVTVVEVDLDAAEDDGRGINVASQASASPTAIHAASAGGLEGRAAWAATVTSPSALLYSSTAAVTRQGAQGWPQPTSQQQRQQRQLFSPPLHTSPFLDMQTPMRSPALPNMGYPDGSAGGTAASPGAGVSSGGGRSHSKYSALSLLRTPPSARRRGTRVGTAAAVAAVGTRAAPSFFRSPSLHSPDSYRSSTRPHSAPTTDVLASAAAVLSPHVTTERSLPQQRQHRRRSSSRGSAGDNSGGAYAGALGGLSPPTEGYRQQRNGDAAAWAHQQLTALEEMQTMLRAQQPPTPRSRASAAAATCSRSPDVAALACARSPATPLLAPRVAAGRHSSPTAASSEVTPVRGTMPSYCGDPAGMCQMENAHMRSSDSRSGARHSDDWGGSTSAARDFGGVAIAERPRVLLSFTPPYNMSLASSPSIYQTPAETMTSAEGGARIAYAAAKSSETQSGAAGQRTPPAVQHPTTTRLYGGASHEPTSSLSPPTRTKIGCDDAVTVARRGNNNRSSVSSVFHSSALSASGAVARGNNAADLRQRSPPQHATSSPAMVSTVRSSAFAFGASAGISSHGTGGRNAHRPLSSRTASAHTTGPSAGGTNARGTVMSTSSSRVSGSHGGGGGPLQRPGDSYSPSASWASFAYAGASRTSSTTAVELLRRLRANTGA from the coding sequence ATGACGCCTCTACATGGGATTTCCTGGAGCAGCAGTAACCGAGGAGGCCCCGATGCCGGCGCTGAGGAGAACTTGCACATTGTGACGACCGTGGATGCCGATAGACTCGGCAGCGCTCGTTCATCAACGTCTTCGCTTGAGCTTCAGTGGTCGCTTTGTGggtgcgctgcagacgcCATAGCGGTGCAGGGGCGGTACCAGGTGACTTTCAGGGACGCGTTTGCCATGACGACGGTGGCCGCCCACATGgcggctgccggtgctgacgGCGGCAGTAGTTGGCAAGGCGCCGTGTCGCTcgtgccaccgctgtcatCATCAACCTCGTCGTACtccctcgcgcagcagctgcggcgggtCTCTGCCCTGCTCGGTTTAGACAGTGAAGGGTCACCGCCGGAGGCGTTGGCGGCCGTGCCACCGTCCGCATCGTTGCTGGATTGGCCGGAAGAGTTCTTGTGGAATTTGCTGGTGTCGCTCTTATCCAGTCTTGCTCTTGTACACAGTGCCGGGCTTCACTTGTTTGGCCAAATGACCGCGGCTGATGTGCTGTGCGTTGCCTGCACGCCAACACTGCCACGACAGCTGGAGCAGACGTGGGCTGATGTtgccgcagcaacggcagcggctgccggtAAAGAGGATGTGAGGAGGTCGGCATGCGGCACCGTCTCCAGCGGCAGGATGAATGACGACTGCGTGCCGACGCACAAGGAAGCCGATGCCATCTTCCGGCGCTTCTGCTCGATAGCTGTGCCTAGCGTGCTGTTGCCACAGGCgaccgtcaccgccgccaccccgtGCCATCATGTCTTCTTCGTCCTTCATCCATCGCCCGAGCTGTTTCTACAGAAGGGTAATGACCGCGCGCATGTCCTGCGACAAAGCGTGCCAAGTCTTTCCGCAGCGCAGGAATCAAAGCAGACGACACCAGCGCAACAGGCGCAACACCAGGCAGCGGACTTGGCGAGTGTGGGCCGCTTGATGAGCCTTTTGATGGAACTGCGAGCGCGGTGGCGTCAGCGTTGGCACGGGCATGCGGACACGGCTGCAGTGCCAAGCTCAGAGCTGGCGTTCCTAGTTCGAAAATTGAGCGAATGCGGCGGGCCGAGCGCGAGCTCTGCAACGTCCACACAGAGCCCTACCGctctgcagcttctgcaaCTCCAGGCGCTGCGACTGCGCACCGAGTCGTGGTACTACCGTCGCTTGGCTGAGGAAGCGTGCGATCGCCTGTCACtcgcgcggcggtggctggaAAGCGCAGATGCCGGGCTGCTGCGCCCCTCGCTTGCAACGCTGTCGCACGCGAGGAACAGTGACACGGAAGGGCAAATGcgtgaggcgcagctggcggacCGTGAGGCGCAGCTTACGGACCGTGAGGCCAAGTTAAATGTCGTGCTGGAGCTATACGGGCTCACACATGAGCACTTGGACGCACTTAAGCTGTCGCAGTTGCCCTCGGCTCAAGAGAGGACAAGCTTGGCAGCGCTTTCACCAGCGTTACAGTCggatgcagcggcagtgggtgCCCCGGCAAAGTTGACGTCGAGCAACAGGGGCACTCACACCGCTGGCTGTGTGGGAGCAGATCAGCGAACGGCGCTGAAGGTGCGAAATGAGGACTCTCTTGACCGCCTACTCACCCAGACTCTActccaacagcagcaccacctaGCAGGAGCCGCGGCAACATTGCTTGCGGGCGTCACTGCGGAAGACGGGGAGACTCCAGCAAGCACCCGAGATGGTCGATATCTGAGTCCCCaagccaccaccgccactgcctccgTTGTACCTGCTACTACTGCTGGTGCTACCGATGGCGAAGTCTTGCTCGGCTTGTCTTCAGTTGCGCGTCGCACCACCGCGGATGACACACTCCTCCTcacacgtgctgctgccccgtCAATGGCGGCGGAGACATCGCCGGTGCCCCCCACACAGCGCCATCTGGACGTCGAGGGCATCCCTGAAGGCGACGTTGCGACACCcccgacggcggcagcagccggtCATCATTTCAACGACGAATCCCGCGTTACCGTGGTCGAGGTAGATCTGGATGCAGCCGAAGATGATGGGCGCGGCATCAACGTAGCAAGCCAGGCGAGCGCAAGTCCGACGGCGATTcacgctgcttctgctggaGGATTGGAAGGACGCGCAGCGTGGGCGGCAACGGTGACGTCGCCGTCTGCGCTGCTCTACTCCtcaactgctgctgtgactcGGCAGGGGGCTCAGGGCTGGCCACAGCCGACCTcccagcagcaacgacagcagcgccaacttttctctcccccactccaCACCTCCCCGTTCCTAGACATGCAGACTCCAATGCGCTCTCCTGCACTCCCCAACATGGGGTACCCAGATGGCTCCGCCGGTGGTACCGCGGCTTCTCCTGGCGcaggcgtcagcagcggcggtggtcgtAGCCACAGCAAGTACAGCGCATTGTCGCTCCTGcgcacgccgccgtcggcccgccgccgtggcaccAGGGtgggcactgctgctgcggtggcagctgTAGGGACAAGGGCCGCACCGTCCTTCTTCCGCTCTCCATCGTTGCACTCGCCGGACAGCTATCGCTCCTCCACCAGACCGCACAGCGCTCCCACGACGGATGTGTTagccagcgccgcagcggtgctctcTCCCCACGTCACGACTGAGCGCTCccttccgcagcagcgtcagcaccgACGCCGCTCAAGCTCTCGCGGTAGCGCCGGCGATAATAGCGGCGGCGCGTACGCGGGGGCCTTGGGTGGCCTCTCACCACCCACGGAGGGCTATCGTCAGCAGAGGAAtggtgacgctgcagcgtggGCGCACCAACAGTTGACAGCGCTCGAGGAGATGCAGACGATGCTGAGAGCACAACAGCCGCCAACACCGCGTAGTCGTGcgtcagccgcagcggcgacctgcagccgcagtcctgacgtggcggcgcttgCGTGCGCGCGGTCCCCGGCAACCCCACTGCTTGCACCACGCGTTGCAGCGGGACGACATTCCTCGCCCACGGCGGCATCCTCGGAGGTGACACCGGTACGTGGCACAATGCCATCGTATTGCGGCGACCCCGCAGGGATGTGTCAGATGGAGAACGCTCACAtgcgcagcagtgacagccgcagcggagCCCGCCACAGTGATGACTGGGGCGGTTCCACTAGCGCAGCTCGCGACTTTGGTGGCGTCGCTATTGCTGAGCGTCCTCGGGTGTTGCTGTCCTTCACCCCTCCATACAACATGTCGCTGGCGTCGTCTCCCTCCATCTACCAGACTCCTGCAGAGACGATGACATCCGCTGAAGGTGGTGCGAGGATTGCCTACGCAGCTGCCAAGTCCTCAGAAACACAGAGTGGCGCCGCTGGGCAGCGCACACCACCAGCAGTGCAACACCCTACCACTACGAGGCTGTATGGAGGTGCATCCCACGaacccacctcctctctctcaccgccgacgcggACAAAGATTGGGTGCGATGATGCTGTTACAGTCGCCAGACGAGGCAACaacaaccgcagcagcgtctcgaGTGTCTTTCACTCATCCGCCTTGTCAGCGAGCGGAGCTGTGGCACGTGGCAACAACGCAGCCGacctgcgccagcgcagtCCGCCACAACATGCCACCTCGTCTCCCGCCATGGTGTCTACGGTGAGGTCGTCTGCGTTTGCTTTCGGTGCCTCCGCAGGGATATCGTCTCACGGTACGGGTGGCAGAAATGCCCACCGCCCTCTCAGCTCACGAACGGCGTCTGCGCACACCACCGGGCCCAGCGCAGGTGGTACGAACGCTCGAGGGACTGTGATGAGCACATCTAGTAGTCGTGTCAGCGGTAGCcatggtggcggtggagggccACTCCAGCGGCCCGGCGATTCTTACTCGCCGTCAGCTTCGTGGGCATCCTTTGCCTATGCTGGTGCGTCGCGTACGAGCTCCACGACAGCAGTGGAGCTGTTGCGACGACTGCGCGCCAACACAGGGGCGTGA
- a CDS encoding hypothetical protein (TriTrypDB/GeneDB-style sysID: LpmP.06.0580), whose amino-acid sequence MQEQYVRKECMAIAGQMILITAGDGTTRMSASTSHGSISVAAAARVTTAHPSATPSETKVVTGLDDLQRACDAVVRHAMTLYRLCRRPGGSAIDIVCVGAGAASAAEEAAYCVCAAVMALEPQLWASLVRRAQLLRPRKPSLLFVAPVAVPPIVVREVERFFWRSRHLMSTTAAPTVVTSGTSTAVAPRTSAASSPSARGEVGAVVPTASASSSATATATVGLRARQAEAVAACFFFKTMSAAERLRRSDVFQVHVWSPEASHAVGMSGKANTTLTTAAAAAASAVTAVGALSVEENTDVVVSSSPIKPAGAASRAQAWTAGLRRRERRPEHLVMTRGAAAPATLLGDTGHPLYTRPTQSATSLLPSFSSAASMLFTDGLDDWGGWQAAGSTRTNLLPPSSTRRSGGVDGAKYAAGVGGWSSGSSSRSRDSSPGDGDTGAGKLQGRYPAAGEGGCSRDQQAADTTAVLTRLYALALSTEDPAADELLNAEAAMQQQQQQISGGSDQHGFGGAAVSGKGSHAPFLAAASPVMLTSDSGLSLVALGASVLHACEAQHWGRLQSLVRYPLLFRAIPAPAEVSVTITRADGDEALKVEAMARMSGALGMTYTIPATILSPTSAAPSGSTAGSCDATSPSSASLFAYMSSLYGAAGSIFSPARLRTSSPPLLFPPPPSLVTDTFLWTRLLICSAWLLVYADGLVGHDDQVASLEQAQPVTDGGGHNGGVWPRVRPTPAVRAIVAYCVAVVREARGMSAGVAVTARSGHGSLRSSVCCPVCDDLVKEQRPVLWWSTLRDDRAFLRARVRAVLENNATDSDEADIAAALADHLAGEGRGRRYATPLLSGSEGTPCRIAALQQRWGAYIMRGDTSATASCAAATAATRRGAEGASVSADSVDADADLRKGGAAAADVRDPAGDDVEEEVAEAAETLWRALTQRVAAATDFCVFLSAHPTEFANSNSLAAASAKVGRPKHPRAEDDEDAASQVIHRHRWQEMHRHRQHAVGSDDSDDGRMAEEGAVESSRHHTRRRLSGVQHGNPSPRSPGSDDGEWGDGCRSRAKNTSRASAALQGSRHAVEEAEEWSRLLSRCGWVNAAPPSGSTSSSIYAEWASSLFLPSATPTPQQAATLRRRLSRYNLTDVVRKLVLGRGGGWLRYARLLFGDDVCTDYPASPHSCPPPVVHVGAASPNDLRAPPTIPPPAPSSNLRPRAPSLSLLEEAESGADGVCVPHAHASPCAKRISSPVRRVIDAGPTTPHCSSGLMPPSPLPCDATAANEDANVGSTITAERWPTTPIGKEKLPSIPLLVSPLMRRHKMAAAAADSPPPPSLAGAAAHETSAVLHCAPDGGASSAQRSDASSSASVSVPLEQLRSQQAALYALLRFRPRLPPLREEDAVLECASCFSLFHQECIAPVQLSFMGQAFLCHTCRLRWARAYAAAGCGFLHQVPERRHDARMAGGGCAPDQH is encoded by the coding sequence atgcaggaGCAGTATGTGCGTAAGGAATGCATGGCCATTGCTGGCCAGATGATCCTCATCACAGCTGGCGATGGCACCACACGCATGAGCGCTAGCACAAGCCACGGCAGCATcagcgtggcggcggcggcgcgtgtgaCTACCGCGCACCCTTCAGCGACACCAAGCGAGACCAAGGTAGTGACTGGTCTTGATGATCTGCAGCGTGCTTGCgatgcggtggtgcggcacgcCATGACGCTCTACCGGCTATGTCGTCGCCCCGGTGGAAGCGCCATCGACATCGTCTGCGTTGGTGCCGGAGCGGCGAGTGCGGCTGAGGAGGCCGCGTATTGCGTCTGCGCGGCAGTCATGGCTCTGGAGCCACAATTGTGGGCATCTCTGGTGCGACGAGCTCAGCTGCTACGTCCACGCAAGCCGAGCCTTCTCTTCGTCGCCCCTGTCGCTGTCCCACCGATTgtggtgagggaggtggagagatTTTTCTGGCGAAGTCGGCATCTCAtgagcaccaccgcagcacctaCAGTGGTTACGAGCGGCACCTCCACTGCGGTCGCCCCGCGCACTAGCGCCGCGTCTTCGCCCTCGGCTCGCGGAGAGGTAGGAGCAGTGGTACCAACTGCATCTGCTTCGTCCTCAGCCACCGCTACCGCCACCGTTGGCCTGCGGGCTCGGCAGGCGGAGGCTGTCGCTGCGTGTTTCTTCTTCAAGACCATGTCCGCAGCGGAGCGACTTCGACGCAGCGACGTTTTTCAGGTGCATGTTTGGTCACCTGAGGCTAGTCACGCTGTGGGGATGTCGGGTAAAGCAAACACCACcctcaccacagcagcagcagcagcagcatccgccGTCACTGCGGTTGGCGCTCTGTCCGTAGAGGAAAACACTGATGTTGTCGTTTCATCTTCTCCGATCAAACCCGCTGGCGCGGCTTCCAGGGCGCAAGCATGGACTGCGGGCCTTAGGAGACGAGAACGTCGGCCAGAGCATCTTGTCATGAcacgtggtgctgctgctcctgctaCTCTGCTGGGTGACACCGGTCACCCCTTGTACACACGTCCGACCCAATCAGCaacttcgctgctgccgtcgttcTCGTCTGCGGCATCGATGCTCTTCACCGATGGTTTGGATGACTGGGGTGGGTGGCAGGCAGCTGGCAGCACTCGCACGAATCTCCTACCGCCCTCGAGTACGCGCAGGTCCGGTGGCGTGGACGGCGCCAAGTATGCTGCGGGAGTCGGTGGCTGGTCAAGCGGGAGCAGCTCACGGAGTCGGGATTCGAGCccaggcgacggcgacaccGGCGCGGGAAAGCTGCAAGGCCGCTATCCAGCGGCTGGCGAAGGCGGTTGTTCACGAGATCAGCAAGCAGCCGACACCACGGCTGTGCTTACACGACTGTACGCGTTAGCGCTGTCGACAGAGGACCCAGCCGCTGATGAGCTTCTCAATGCCGAGGCcgccatgcagcagcagcagcagcagatcaGTGGTGGTAGCGATCAGCATGGATTTGGCGGTGCGGCCGTCTCTGGAAAGGGTTCCCACGCCCCCTTCTtagctgctgcctctccgGTCATGCTCACGTCGGACAGCGGCCTGAGTCTCGTTGCTCTCGGCGCCTCCGTCCTGCACGCATGCGAGGCGCAGCACTGGGGTCGGCTTCAGTCGCTGGTGCGGTACCCATTGCTGTTCCGGGCCATTCCAGCTCCTGCCGAGGTGAGCGTCACTATCACGCGCGCAGATGGTGATGAGGCGCTCAAGGTTGAAGCGATGGCGCGCATGAGTGGTGCCTTAGGTATGACCTACACCATCCCCGCCACTATCTTGTCGCCGACTTCGGCAGCGCCATCTGGCTCGACTGCAGGCAGCTGCGACGccacctctccttcttctgcttctcttttcgcgtACATGTCTTCTCTGTATGGTGCTGCCGGCTCCATCTTCAGCCCAGCGCGTCTGCgcacgtcgtcgccgccgctgctgttcccccctccaccgaGCCTCGTCACGGATACATTTTTATGGACTCGGCTGCTGATTTGCAGTGCGTGGCTTCTCGTCTATGCTGACGGCCTCGTCGGTCACGATGACCAAGTAGCGAGTTTGGAGCAGGCACAGCCTGTCACTGACGGCGGAGGCCACAATGGTGGGGTGTGGCCCCGAGTACGCCCCACTCCAGCTGTGCGGGCCATCGTCGCCTACTGCGTTGCGGTCGTGCGCGAGGCTCGCGGGATGAGCGCCGGTGTGGCTGTCACTGCCCGCTCAGGCCACGGCAGCCTTCGTAGCTCCGTTTGCTGTCCTGTGTGCGATGACCTGGTCAAAGAGCAGCGGCCAGTGCTGTGGTGGTCAACGCTACGTGACGACCGTGCGTTTCTGCGAGCGCGTGTGCGAGCTGTGTTGGAGAACAACGCCACTGACAGTGATGAGGCGGATATTGCGGCTGCCCTTGCAGATCATCTTGCCGGCGAAGGCCGTGGCCGCCGATATGCGACGCCATTGCTGAGTGGCTCTGAAGGGACACCGTGTCGTAtagccgcgctgcagcagcgctggggAGCGTACATAATGCGGGGTGACACTTCAGCGACTGcttcctgcgccgccgccactgctgccacacGCCGTGGGGCAGAGGGTGCATCCGTTAGCGCTGACTCGGTTGACGCTGATGCAGACTTGCGAAagggtggtgctgccgctgctgatgtaCGTGACCCAGCTGGTGacgacgtggaggaggaggtggcggaggcagcagagacgcTGTGGAGGGCGCTCACGCAGCgtgtcgcagccgccacggACTTctgtgtctttctctcgGCGCACCCGACCGAATTCGCCAACTCTAATTCACttgcggcagcgtcagcgaAAGTTGGTCGCCCGAAGCATCCTCGAGCCGAGGACGATGAGGACGCCGCGTCACAAGTTATTCACCGCCATCGGTGGCAGGAAAtgcatcgccaccgccagcacgcAGTCGGGTCTGACGACAGTGACGACGGACGcatggcggaggagggagccgTGGAGTCGAGTCGCCACCACACGCGCCGACGACTGAGTGGAGTGCAGCACGGTAACCCATCGCCCCGCTCTCCTGGCTCCGACGACGGTGAGTGGGGCGATGGGTGCCGCTCTCGTGCGAAAAACACCTCgcgtgccagcgccgcgctgcaggggAGTCGAcacgcggtggaggaggccgaggagTGGAGTCGGTTACTGAGCCGATGCGGCTGGGTGAACGCGGCCCCACCGTCTGGCTCGACCTCCTCGTCCATTTATGCGGAATGGGCGTCGTCACTGTTCTTGCCGTCGGCTACGCCGAcaccgcagcaggcggcCACGCTGCGTCGCCGACTCTCGCGCTACAACCTCACGGACGTTGTGCGCAAGCTAGTGCTTGGCCGCGGAGGCGGCTGGTTGCGTTATGCGCGGTTACTCTTTGGCGACGATGTGTGCACCGACTATCCCGCATCACCGCACTCTTGTCCACCGCCAGTCGTGCACGTAGGCGCTGCCTCCCCTAACGATCTTCGTGCACCGCCAACGATaccaccgccagcaccaaGCTCCAATCTGCGGCCCCGAgcgccgtctctctcgctgctggaAGAGGCAGAGTCCGGCGCTGATGGCGTGTGCGTACCACACGCGCATGCGAGCCCGTGTGCAAAACGCATATCGTCTCCCGTGCGGCGGGTAATCGATGCAGGGCCAACAACTCCGCACTGTTCTTCAGGCCTCATGCCACCTTCACCGTTGCCTTGCGATGCAACTGCCGCCAATGAGGACGCCAATGTGGGCAGTACCATTACCGCAGAGCGATGGCCAACAACACCCATCGGTAAGGAAAAGCTGCCGTCCATTCCGTTGCTTGTCTCGCCGCTGATGCGGCGGCACAagatggctgctgctgctgccgactcaccaccgccaccgtcgctggcaggtgcggctgctcATGAGACAAGCGCAGTGCTCCATTGCGCTCCCGATGGCGGCGCGTCATCTGCGCAGCGGTCGGATGCATCGTCGAGTGCGTCTGTCTCAGTGCCTCTAGAGCAGCTTCGTTCTCAGCAGGCTGCCTTGTACgctctgctgcgcttccGACCACGTCTGCCGCCTTtgcgagaggaggacgccgtGCTGGAGTGTGCCTCGtgcttctcgctcttccaTCAGGAGTGCATcgcgccggtgcagctgAGCTTCATGGGGCAGGCGTTTCTCTGCCACACGTGCCGCCTACGGTGGGCACGGGCCTACGCGGCAGCTGGATGTGGGTTCTTGCATCAAGTGCCAGAGCGACGCCATGATGCGCGGATGGCGGGTGGCGGCTGTGCACCTGATCAGCATTGA